The Lutibacter sp. Hel_I_33_5 genome has a window encoding:
- a CDS encoding DUF4258 domain-containing protein — protein MLVKRIFYYLIGLSLGAIGVYFFWQKKNASFDYGMDARTLKTIRIRDRVYSDEAKIKMTQHNIDTLKIAAILQNGDVDFGKGKPRQKPCAEYYVTGKKELKTVSLLIERCDSTATIKKVILN, from the coding sequence ATGCTTGTAAAACGTATTTTTTATTATTTAATAGGATTATCATTAGGCGCTATTGGTGTCTATTTTTTTTGGCAGAAAAAAAATGCTTCTTTTGATTATGGCATGGATGCTAGAACTCTAAAAACTATCAGAATAAGAGATAGAGTTTATTCTGATGAAGCTAAAATAAAAATGACACAACATAATATTGACACCTTAAAAATAGCAGCCATTTTACAAAATGGCGATGTTGATTTTGGAAAAGGAAAACCAAGACAAAAGCCTTGTGCAGAATATTATGTTACAGGAAAAAAAGAATTGAAAACTGTTAGTTTATTAATAGAACGTTGTGATTCTACAGCAACTATAAAGAAAGTGATTTTAAATTAA
- a CDS encoding YdeI family protein, translating into MNDKVAEYISKKEKCSKELVLLRSVFTNLPVEETIKWGAPTYVFNDKNIVGLAAFKNYCGLWFFQGVLLKDEQKVFINAQEGKTKAMLQWRFHSMDEIDTELIKSYVLEAIDNVKAGNEIKPNRAKPLVVCSFLQAALDTNKKLITSFESLTVSKKRDYADYISSAKREVTKQKRLEKIIPMILSGVGIHDKYKNC; encoded by the coding sequence ATGAATGATAAAGTTGCCGAATATATTTCTAAAAAAGAAAAGTGTAGTAAAGAGTTGGTTTTATTACGCTCAGTATTTACAAATTTACCTGTTGAAGAAACAATAAAATGGGGTGCACCAACCTATGTTTTTAACGATAAAAATATTGTGGGTTTAGCAGCTTTTAAAAATTATTGTGGTTTATGGTTTTTTCAAGGAGTATTATTAAAAGATGAACAGAAAGTTTTTATAAACGCTCAAGAAGGAAAAACAAAAGCAATGTTACAATGGAGATTTCATTCTATGGATGAAATTGATACTGAATTAATAAAAAGCTATGTTTTAGAAGCTATAGATAATGTAAAGGCAGGAAATGAAATAAAACCAAATAGAGCTAAACCTTTAGTGGTTTGTTCATTTTTACAAGCAGCTTTAGATACTAATAAAAAACTGATTACTTCTTTCGAAAGCTTAACTGTAAGTAAAAAAAGAGACTATGCCGATTATATTTCTTCAGCAAAAAGAGAGGTTACAAAGCAAAAAAGATTAGAAAAGATTATTCCTATGATATTAAGTGGAGTAGGAATCCATGACAAATACAAAAATTGTTAA